In Nocardia asteroides, a single genomic region encodes these proteins:
- a CDS encoding BTAD domain-containing putative transcriptional regulator, with protein sequence MSLDVRVLGSVELLVGGVPVAFGGPKPRALLAALAVNRRRAVSSSALAEMVWNEDPPDSYSASLQVFVSNLRKALRNSGIDPARVLRTEASGYRLEVSEEACDLGRFQAAREAGTRAAEAGDHASAAQHFAAALREWRGRALADLAGLQFADSFATAMEEERLLAASARFDAEIACGRASSVIGELVAVTGEHPLREPLWGQLITALYLSGRQADALDACRRVRAVLADELGIDPGPALIELEQRVLRQEPLHTSELKRTDQLAAAMTETVTETPRTVRSGQLRLADGRAVLIPPSGIRIGRMTDNDLVLDDPKASRYHAAITPTRVGLLIKDLNSANGVFINEEAIDEDAPLADGDSIRIGATVLTFHADR encoded by the coding sequence ATGAGTCTCGATGTGCGCGTGCTCGGGTCCGTCGAACTGCTCGTCGGCGGTGTGCCGGTGGCGTTCGGCGGGCCCAAGCCACGGGCCTTGCTTGCCGCGCTCGCGGTGAACCGGCGACGGGCCGTCTCGTCGTCGGCGCTCGCCGAGATGGTGTGGAACGAGGACCCGCCGGACTCCTACTCCGCGAGCCTGCAGGTCTTCGTCTCGAATCTCCGCAAGGCGCTGCGCAACTCCGGCATCGACCCGGCGCGGGTGCTGCGCACCGAGGCGTCCGGGTACCGGCTCGAGGTGTCCGAGGAGGCCTGCGATCTCGGCCGCTTCCAGGCGGCGCGGGAGGCGGGCACGCGGGCGGCCGAGGCTGGTGATCACGCGAGCGCCGCCCAGCACTTCGCCGCCGCGCTGCGCGAGTGGCGCGGCCGGGCGCTCGCCGACCTGGCCGGGCTGCAGTTCGCCGACAGCTTCGCCACAGCCATGGAGGAGGAGCGGCTGCTCGCCGCCTCGGCCCGGTTCGACGCCGAGATCGCCTGCGGCCGCGCCTCGTCGGTGATCGGTGAGCTGGTCGCGGTGACCGGCGAGCACCCGCTGCGCGAGCCGCTCTGGGGCCAGCTCATCACCGCGCTCTACCTCTCCGGCCGCCAGGCCGACGCGCTCGACGCCTGCCGCCGGGTGCGCGCCGTGCTCGCCGACGAGCTCGGCATCGACCCGGGCCCCGCGCTGATCGAACTGGAGCAGCGGGTGCTGCGCCAGGAGCCGCTGCACACCAGCGAGCTCAAGCGCACCGACCAGCTCGCCGCTGCCATGACCGAGACGGTCACCGAGACCCCGCGCACCGTGCGCAGCGGGCAGCTGCGGCTCGCCGACGGCCGCGCCGTGCTGATCCCGCCGAGCGGCATCCGGATCGGCCGGATGACCGACAACGACCTGGTCCTGGACGACCCCAAGGCCAGCCGCTACCACGCCGCGATCACCCCGACCAGGGTCGGGCTGCTGATCAAGGACCTGAACTCGGCGAACGGCGTCTTCATCAACGAGGAGGCGATCGACGAGGACGCGCCGCTGGCGGACGGCGACAGCATCCGGATCGGCGCGACGGTGCTGACCTTCCACGCCGACCGCTGA
- a CDS encoding FUSC family protein produces MAATRDRVRAAGQSGADRFRRSAQRLRTSALPILQCSVGAALAWFIAHTVIGHPQPFFAPTAAVVSIGISFGARVRRSVELVVGVAVGIGIGDVFISRVGTGVWQIALVVAVAMALAIFLDGGSIISIQAAGSAVLVATLLPPASGGDLSRMVDALVGGLVGVVVVAAIPLHPVRRARNHAADVLAVTRDALLQGAEGLLEQDQEKVRAALTAMRATQPQIDALRSTLEGGREISRISPLYWNSRTRLERVGATADPLDNAVRNVRVLLRRSLTLIRDDEILDQRLIDAIEQLGHAVEVMRAMMLADPGEQPDQAEAARVLRSIAKAARPELVAGAGLSAHVVFAQLRSAVVDLMQVCGMKRISAIALLPPTVENPYVRPAE; encoded by the coding sequence TTGGCGGCGACGCGCGATCGGGTCAGGGCGGCGGGGCAGAGCGGCGCCGACCGCTTCCGCCGCTCCGCCCAGCGGCTGCGCACCTCGGCGCTGCCGATCCTGCAGTGCTCGGTCGGCGCCGCGCTGGCCTGGTTCATCGCGCACACCGTGATCGGCCACCCGCAGCCGTTCTTCGCGCCGACGGCGGCGGTGGTCTCGATCGGCATCTCGTTCGGCGCGCGGGTGCGCCGCTCGGTGGAGCTGGTGGTCGGCGTCGCGGTCGGCATCGGCATCGGCGACGTCTTCATCTCCCGGGTCGGGACCGGGGTCTGGCAGATCGCGCTGGTGGTCGCGGTCGCGATGGCGCTGGCGATCTTCCTCGACGGCGGCTCGATCATCTCGATCCAGGCCGCGGGCTCGGCGGTGCTGGTGGCGACGCTGCTGCCGCCCGCCTCCGGCGGCGACCTCTCCCGGATGGTCGACGCCCTGGTCGGCGGGCTGGTCGGGGTGGTCGTGGTCGCCGCGATCCCGCTGCACCCGGTGCGCCGGGCCCGCAACCACGCCGCCGACGTCCTCGCCGTCACCCGCGACGCGCTGCTGCAGGGCGCCGAGGGGCTGCTGGAGCAGGACCAGGAGAAAGTGCGCGCCGCGCTCACCGCCATGCGCGCCACGCAGCCGCAGATCGACGCGCTGCGCTCCACCCTGGAGGGCGGCCGCGAGATCAGCCGCATCTCCCCGCTCTACTGGAACTCCCGCACCCGGCTGGAGCGCGTCGGCGCCACCGCCGACCCGCTGGACAACGCGGTCCGCAACGTCCGCGTCCTGCTGCGCCGCTCGCTCACCCTGATCCGCGACGACGAGATCCTGGACCAGCGGCTGATCGACGCGATCGAGCAGCTCGGCCACGCCGTCGAGGTCATGCGCGCGATGATGCTCGCCGACCCGGGCGAGCAACCCGACCAGGCCGAGGCCGCCCGGGTGCTGCGCAGCATCGCCAAGGCCGCCCGGCCGGAGCTGGTCGCGGGTGCCGGGCTGTCGGCGCACGTGGTGTTCGCGCAGCTCAGGTCGGCCGTCGTGGATCTCATGCAGGTCTGCGGGATGAAGCGGATCTCGGCCATCGCGCTGCTGCCGCCGACGGTGGAGAACCCGTACGTGCGCCCGGCGGAGTAG
- a CDS encoding DUF4185 domain-containing protein yields MTGSAGMRTMAVLGAVLCAAGVLASGPAAADEPAPAPGTGPCVTDPPPVHEPLVPKTLELPIPYPVVTVLPPEPPAPQPVREEVVLPEDPCRNPCPDLTDRPDPPPSVARRLGIPELLLNPQPFYFALPAPGAVPPPPPPEPVRPPVDPAPQAPAPAAPRVGEVREVAKQTGASSINRTDKRWQVQGTDLGIMWESAPGEIAMAFGDTVGNNFHPPGGMGGDWRSNVLAFSTDRELSDGVTFDRMVTDGRCHAAEILSSRKMDNVEITTIPTSGFAIGSRQFLSYMSIRTWHSAPGTFYTNYGGIAYSDDGGSTWTEDPHARWDNIFGVSNFQVSAMVPQGDHVYLFGTPNTRLGAVGLARVPKDQVLNTTAYQYWKDGAWVPTSGSAAVSPVVEAPAGELSVRFDAERGVWQVSYLDTAKAAIVVREASSPQGVWSPSTPTVSVLDYPELYGGFIHPWSRGGDLYFTITTWSDYNVYLMHAELG; encoded by the coding sequence ATGACGGGGTCTGCGGGGATGCGGACGATGGCGGTGCTCGGCGCGGTGCTCTGCGCCGCGGGGGTGCTGGCGAGCGGCCCGGCCGCCGCCGACGAGCCCGCCCCGGCGCCGGGCACCGGCCCCTGCGTCACCGACCCGCCGCCGGTGCACGAGCCGCTGGTCCCGAAGACGCTCGAGTTGCCGATCCCGTACCCGGTGGTCACCGTGCTTCCCCCGGAACCGCCCGCACCGCAACCGGTCCGCGAGGAAGTGGTCCTGCCGGAGGACCCCTGCCGCAACCCGTGCCCCGACCTCACCGACCGGCCGGACCCACCGCCGAGCGTCGCCCGCCGCCTCGGCATCCCGGAGCTGCTGCTGAATCCGCAGCCGTTCTACTTCGCGCTCCCCGCGCCCGGCGCGGTCCCGCCGCCGCCCCCGCCGGAACCGGTGCGGCCGCCGGTCGACCCGGCCCCGCAGGCACCCGCCCCGGCGGCCCCGCGGGTGGGCGAGGTGCGCGAGGTCGCCAAGCAGACCGGCGCCTCCTCGATCAACCGCACCGACAAGCGCTGGCAGGTGCAGGGCACCGACCTCGGCATCATGTGGGAGAGCGCCCCCGGCGAGATCGCCATGGCCTTCGGCGACACCGTCGGCAACAACTTCCACCCGCCGGGCGGCATGGGCGGCGACTGGCGCAGCAACGTCCTCGCCTTCAGCACCGACCGGGAGCTGAGCGACGGCGTCACCTTCGACCGCATGGTCACCGACGGCCGCTGCCACGCCGCCGAGATCCTCTCCAGCCGCAAAATGGACAATGTGGAGATCACCACCATCCCCACCTCGGGCTTTGCCATCGGCTCCAGGCAGTTCCTGAGCTATATGTCGATCCGCACCTGGCACAGCGCGCCCGGCACCTTCTACACCAACTACGGCGGCATCGCCTACAGCGACGACGGCGGCAGCACCTGGACCGAGGACCCGCACGCCCGCTGGGACAACATCTTCGGCGTCTCGAATTTCCAGGTGAGCGCGATGGTGCCGCAGGGCGACCACGTCTACCTCTTCGGCACGCCCAACACCAGGCTCGGCGCGGTCGGGCTGGCCCGCGTGCCGAAGGACCAGGTGCTCAACACCACCGCCTACCAATACTGGAAGGACGGCGCGTGGGTTCCGACGAGCGGCTCCGCCGCGGTGTCCCCGGTGGTCGAGGCACCCGCGGGGGAGCTCTCGGTGCGGTTCGACGCCGAGCGCGGGGTCTGGCAGGTGAGCTACCTGGACACCGCCAAGGCAGCCATCGTCGTGCGCGAGGCGAGCTCGCCGCAGGGCGTCTGGTCACCGAGTACGCCGACGGTCAGCGTCCTCGACTACCCGGAGCTCTACGGCGGCTTCATCCACCCGTGGTCGCGCGGCGGTGACCTCTACTTCACGATCACCACCTGGAGCGACTACAACGTCTACCTGATGCACGCCGAACTCGGCTGA
- a CDS encoding site-2 protease family protein, whose translation MSLPTARRAVRPSPIFLLVLAVAIGGGVLAWTAELDSVRAKAGVFTLVVAGWVVTLCVHEFAHAYAAWRAGDREVEIRGYLTLNPLKYSHPLLSIGLPIVFIALGGIGLPGGAVYVRTDFASKHVQRLISAAGPLVNLVFAVLLLAIVRVFGSSSEHAAFWFGLSFLAFLQVTAALLNSLPIPGLDGYGVLKPSLSYRTRRGLEQFEPFGMLLVFALLFTPAINAVFFDVVYWLFELSGVPDVWSRYGGYLTRFWT comes from the coding sequence ATGAGCCTGCCGACGGCGCGGCGCGCGGTGCGCCCGAGCCCGATCTTCCTGCTGGTGCTCGCGGTCGCGATCGGCGGCGGGGTGCTGGCCTGGACCGCCGAGCTCGACTCGGTGCGGGCCAAGGCTGGTGTCTTCACGCTGGTGGTGGCGGGCTGGGTGGTGACGCTCTGCGTGCACGAGTTCGCGCACGCCTACGCCGCGTGGCGGGCGGGCGACCGGGAGGTCGAGATCCGCGGCTACCTGACGCTGAACCCGCTCAAGTACAGCCACCCGCTGCTCTCGATCGGGCTGCCGATCGTCTTCATCGCGCTCGGCGGGATCGGGCTGCCCGGCGGGGCGGTGTACGTGCGGACCGACTTCGCCTCCAAGCATGTGCAGCGGCTGATCTCGGCGGCCGGGCCGCTGGTCAACCTGGTTTTCGCGGTGCTGCTGCTGGCGATCGTCCGGGTGTTCGGCAGTTCGAGCGAGCACGCGGCGTTCTGGTTCGGGTTGAGTTTCCTGGCGTTTCTCCAGGTCACCGCCGCGCTGCTGAACAGCCTGCCGATTCCGGGGCTGGACGGGTACGGGGTGCTCAAGCCATCGCTCAGCTACCGGACGAGGCGCGGGCTGGAGCAGTTCGAACCGTTCGGCATGCTGCTGGTCTTCGCGCTGCTCTTCACGCCCGCGATCAACGCGGTCTTCTTCGACGTCGTCTACTGGCTCTTCGAGCTCTCCGGCGTGCCGGACGTGTGGTCCCGCTACGGCGGCTACCTCACCCGGTTCTGGACCTGA
- a CDS encoding glycoside hydrolase family 76 protein translates to MAESAILSRHLRSVWVLPRTALGVVGWPPTRRERAFFNWHYWWQAHLIDCAVDAANRVPTPARRRRVGALARSHRLRNLTGWTNKYYDDMAWLAIALERAERTQELPARRALTALAKALHDGWNPAVGGGLPWRIGSDFFNAPANGPAAIALSRLGYRARAQEMSDWLDANLRDPESGLILDGIHLPSGEIERPVFSYCQGVVLGLDAELAAHTGDQRHLDRVHNLLGAVRRAMSTNDVINGGGGGDGGLFNGILTRYLAVVAVLLPGDDPVQEEDRRIAAALVRESAEAAWANRLDVEGEPLFGNDWSKPAQLPGTSVGAGRFTSGGSVTASAVPERDLAVQLSGWMLMEAAYQVAAAGL, encoded by the coding sequence ATGGCCGAATCGGCGATCCTCTCCCGGCACCTGCGCTCGGTCTGGGTGCTTCCGCGCACCGCGCTCGGCGTGGTCGGCTGGCCGCCGACCCGGCGCGAGCGCGCCTTCTTCAACTGGCACTACTGGTGGCAGGCGCACCTCATCGACTGCGCGGTGGACGCCGCCAACCGGGTGCCGACCCCGGCCCGCCGCCGCCGGGTCGGCGCACTGGCCCGCAGCCACCGGCTGCGCAACCTCACCGGCTGGACCAACAAGTACTACGACGACATGGCCTGGCTCGCCATCGCGCTCGAGCGCGCCGAGCGCACCCAGGAGCTGCCCGCCCGCCGCGCCCTCACCGCGCTGGCGAAGGCGCTGCACGACGGCTGGAACCCGGCCGTCGGCGGCGGCCTGCCCTGGCGCATCGGCTCCGACTTCTTCAACGCCCCGGCCAACGGCCCGGCCGCCATCGCGCTCTCCCGGCTCGGCTACCGGGCCCGCGCGCAGGAGATGTCGGACTGGCTCGACGCCAACCTCCGCGACCCGGAGTCCGGGCTCATCCTGGACGGCATCCACCTGCCGTCCGGCGAGATCGAGCGGCCGGTCTTCAGCTACTGCCAGGGCGTCGTCCTCGGCCTGGACGCCGAGCTCGCCGCGCACACCGGCGACCAGCGGCACCTGGACCGGGTGCACAACCTGCTCGGCGCGGTCCGCCGGGCCATGTCCACCAACGACGTGATCAACGGCGGCGGTGGCGGCGACGGCGGGCTCTTCAACGGCATCCTGACGCGCTACCTCGCGGTGGTCGCGGTGCTGCTGCCCGGCGACGACCCGGTGCAGGAGGAGGACCGCAGGATCGCGGCCGCGCTGGTCAGGGAGTCGGCCGAGGCGGCGTGGGCGAACCGGCTCGACGTCGAGGGTGAGCCGCTCTTCGGCAACGACTGGAGCAAGCCGGCGCAACTGCCCGGCACCAGCGTCGGCGCCGGCCGCTTCACCAGCGGCGGCTCGGTCACCGCCTCCGCCGTCCCTGAACGCGACCTGGCCGTCCAGCTCTCCGGCTGGATGCTCATGGAGGCGGCCTACCAGGTCGCCGCCGCCGGGCTCTAG
- the fbaA gene encoding class II fructose-bisphosphate aldolase gives MPIATPEVYAEMLGRAKANSFAFPAINCTSSETINAAIKGFADAGSDGIIQFSTGGAEFGSGLGVKDMVTGAVALAEFAHVVAAKYGVTIALHTDHCPKDKLDGFVRPLIAISQERVNAGQHPLFQSHMWDGSAVPIDENLEIAQELLKATAAANIILEVEIGVVGGEEDGVEAEINDKLYTTADDFEKTIAALGAGENGKYLLAATFGNVHGVYKPGNVKLRPEVLAEGQQVAAAKLGLGADAQPFDFVFHGGSGSLKSEIEAALNYGVVKMNVDTDTQYAFTRPVAGHMFANYDGVLKIDGEVGNKKVYDPRGYLKKAETSMAARVVEACNDLKSAGKSISA, from the coding sequence GTGCCTATCGCGACTCCGGAGGTCTACGCCGAGATGCTCGGCCGGGCCAAGGCGAACTCCTTCGCATTCCCCGCCATCAACTGCACGTCCTCGGAGACGATCAACGCGGCCATCAAGGGCTTCGCGGACGCGGGCAGCGACGGCATCATCCAGTTCTCGACCGGCGGCGCGGAATTCGGCTCCGGCCTCGGCGTCAAGGACATGGTGACCGGCGCGGTGGCGCTGGCGGAGTTCGCGCACGTGGTGGCCGCGAAGTACGGCGTGACCATCGCGCTGCACACCGACCACTGCCCGAAGGACAAGCTCGACGGCTTCGTCCGCCCGCTGATCGCGATCTCCCAGGAGCGCGTGAACGCCGGGCAGCACCCGCTCTTCCAGTCGCACATGTGGGACGGCTCGGCGGTGCCGATCGACGAGAACCTGGAGATCGCGCAGGAGCTGCTGAAGGCGACGGCCGCGGCCAACATCATCCTCGAGGTCGAGATCGGCGTCGTCGGCGGCGAGGAGGACGGCGTCGAGGCCGAGATCAACGACAAGCTCTACACCACCGCCGATGACTTCGAGAAGACCATCGCGGCGCTCGGCGCGGGGGAGAACGGCAAGTACCTGCTCGCCGCCACCTTCGGCAACGTGCACGGCGTCTACAAGCCGGGCAACGTCAAGCTGCGCCCCGAGGTGCTCGCCGAGGGGCAGCAGGTGGCCGCGGCCAAGCTCGGCCTCGGTGCCGACGCGCAGCCCTTCGACTTCGTCTTCCACGGCGGCTCCGGCTCGCTCAAGTCCGAGATCGAGGCGGCGCTGAACTACGGCGTGGTCAAGATGAACGTCGACACCGACACCCAGTACGCCTTCACCCGCCCGGTGGCCGGGCACATGTTCGCCAACTACGACGGCGTGCTGAAGATCGACGGCGAGGTCGGCAACAAGAAGGTCTACGACCCGCGCGGCTACCTGAAGAAGGCGGAGACCTCGATGGCGGCGCGCGTGGTCGAGGCGTGCAATGATCTGAAGTCCGCGGGGAAGTCGATCAGCGCCTGA
- a CDS encoding TrmH family RNA methyltransferase: MPDPETPEPVGPTEWGEHPHGVGPWRAEYGTAPPEDPRLDPELLAAGDRRNVVDAYRYWRREAIVADIDARRHPFHVAIENFGHDANIGTVVRTANAFAAAAVHIVGRRRWNRRGAMVTDRYQHLEHHDSTAELADYAERNGLRVVAVDNVPGAVPLETAALPRDCLLLFGQEGPGVTDSARAAAALTVSIAQFGSTRSINAGVAAGIAMHSWIRQHADLGTAW, encoded by the coding sequence GTGCCCGACCCCGAGACACCCGAGCCGGTGGGACCCACGGAATGGGGGGAGCATCCGCACGGGGTGGGGCCGTGGCGGGCGGAGTACGGCACTGCGCCGCCGGAGGATCCGCGGCTGGATCCGGAGCTGCTGGCGGCGGGGGACCGGCGGAACGTGGTGGACGCGTACCGGTACTGGCGGCGGGAGGCGATCGTCGCCGACATCGACGCGCGCAGGCACCCGTTCCACGTGGCGATCGAGAACTTCGGGCACGACGCGAACATCGGCACCGTCGTGCGCACCGCCAACGCCTTCGCCGCGGCCGCGGTGCACATCGTCGGCAGGCGGCGCTGGAATCGCCGCGGCGCCATGGTGACCGACCGCTACCAGCACCTGGAGCACCACGACAGCACCGCGGAGCTCGCGGACTACGCCGAGCGCAACGGCCTGCGGGTGGTCGCGGTGGACAACGTTCCCGGCGCGGTCCCGCTGGAGACCGCCGCCCTGCCGCGCGACTGCCTGCTGCTCTTCGGCCAGGAGGGCCCCGGCGTCACCGACTCCGCCAGAGCGGCGGCCGCGCTGACCGTCTCGATCGCCCAGTTCGGCTCGACCAGGAGCATCAACGCGGGCGTCGCGGCCGGCATCGCCATGCACTCCTGGATCCGCCAGCACGCCGACCTCGGCACCGCCTGGTGA
- a CDS encoding fused (3R)-hydroxyacyl-ACP dehydratase subunits HadA/HadB — translation MRDQTTTLSGVKDVAQTQTLTGQRFRVRDRYEVGREKIREFARAVQNGHGAHHREADAAALGYDRVLAPPTFASVIGLAATRALLDSVLTEYDISQILQTDQVFEIHRPLLAGDSMSSEMLIESIRNFGDNDFVNVRFALRNDRDEVAISGTSTIVARRGAEVDADLVEAVENIVMHSRPVEQVGTLDESDLLIPLGVGPAPANPPRRERAPRTVPDFAALTKGDELPTRTARLTRGDLANYAGVAGDPNPIHFSEHAAKLAGLPTVVAHGLLTMGLAAGYLTDWLGDPTAIEKFSVRFSGFVPVHTTTASTVEFGGRIKSLDPERRSATVLLSGTSEGRKLFGRAVAEVRLG, via the coding sequence ATGCGCGATCAGACGACGACGCTTTCGGGGGTTAAGGACGTGGCGCAGACACAGACGCTCACCGGGCAGCGGTTCCGGGTACGGGACCGCTACGAGGTGGGGCGCGAGAAGATCAGGGAGTTCGCCAGGGCGGTACAGAACGGGCACGGCGCGCACCACCGGGAGGCGGACGCCGCGGCGCTTGGCTACGACCGGGTGCTCGCGCCGCCGACCTTCGCGTCGGTGATCGGGCTCGCGGCCACCCGCGCGCTGCTCGACTCGGTGCTCACCGAGTACGACATCTCGCAGATCCTGCAGACCGACCAGGTCTTCGAGATCCACCGCCCGCTGCTCGCGGGTGACTCGATGTCCAGCGAGATGCTGATCGAATCGATCCGCAACTTCGGCGACAACGACTTCGTCAATGTGCGGTTCGCGCTGCGCAACGATCGGGACGAGGTCGCGATCTCCGGGACGAGCACGATCGTGGCGCGCCGGGGCGCCGAGGTGGACGCCGACCTGGTGGAGGCGGTGGAGAACATCGTCATGCACTCGCGCCCGGTGGAACAGGTCGGCACGCTGGACGAGAGCGACCTGCTGATCCCGCTCGGCGTCGGCCCCGCACCGGCGAACCCGCCGCGCCGGGAGCGGGCGCCGCGCACCGTCCCGGATTTCGCGGCACTGACCAAGGGCGACGAGCTGCCGACCCGCACCGCCCGGCTCACCCGCGGCGACCTGGCGAACTACGCGGGCGTCGCGGGCGACCCGAACCCGATCCACTTCAGCGAGCACGCGGCCAAGCTGGCCGGGCTGCCGACGGTGGTGGCGCACGGCCTGCTCACCATGGGGCTGGCCGCCGGCTACCTGACCGACTGGCTCGGCGACCCGACCGCGATCGAGAAGTTCAGCGTGCGGTTCTCCGGGTTCGTGCCGGTGCACACGACGACGGCGAGCACGGTCGAGTTCGGCGGCCGGATCAAGTCGCTGGATCCGGAGCGGCGCAGCGCGACGGTGCTGCTCTCCGGCACCTCCGAGGGGCGCAAGCTCTTCGGGCGCGCCGTCGCGGAGGTCCGGCTCGGCTGA
- a CDS encoding DUF3151 domain-containing protein → MTSFGDLLGPQPVLLPELHDAEDALDGGADPVVVAAAHPSASIAWALLAEAALDRAGEGEVNHDVVAAYAFARTGYHRGLDLLRRNGWKGFGPVPWSHEPNRGFLRSVGALARAAKAVGESDEYARCLDLLEDCDPRAAAELGLD, encoded by the coding sequence ATGACCTCGTTCGGTGATCTGCTCGGCCCCCAGCCGGTCCTGCTTCCGGAACTCCACGACGCGGAGGACGCGCTGGACGGCGGCGCCGATCCGGTCGTCGTCGCGGCCGCGCACCCGTCGGCCTCCATCGCCTGGGCGCTCCTGGCCGAGGCGGCGCTGGACCGGGCAGGCGAGGGCGAGGTGAACCACGACGTGGTCGCCGCCTACGCCTTCGCCCGCACCGGCTACCACCGCGGCCTCGACCTGCTGCGCCGCAACGGCTGGAAGGGCTTCGGCCCGGTCCCGTGGAGCCACGAGCCGAATCGCGGCTTCCTGCGCAGCGTCGGCGCGCTGGCCAGGGCCGCCAAAGCGGTCGGTGAGAGCGACGAGTACGCCCGCTGCCTCGACCTGCTCGAGGACTGCGATCCGCGGGCGGCGGCCGAGCTCGGCCTGGACTGA
- a CDS encoding DedA family protein: MQQVLAVGTFDPLVSAGPAVVWAVVLTFVFLECAVLLGLFLPGDSMLVTAGIVMASHASGEAHVWALSGGAMLAAIAGNQVGYVIGRRTGHHMVARKNGRYINAKNLQRVGDLLHKHGFLAVLVARWIPWVRTLCPMVAGAAGMDHRKYTIASTIGAVIWAPVLLLIGYYAGGFLQRLPWLMPVVIVGLVLALVVGTVFGIRQYRQEMARPIEDYDLDTMPIQVIRER, translated from the coding sequence GTGCAGCAAGTTCTCGCGGTCGGCACCTTCGATCCGCTCGTCTCCGCAGGTCCGGCCGTCGTGTGGGCGGTCGTGCTCACCTTCGTCTTCCTGGAGTGCGCGGTCCTGCTCGGGCTCTTCCTGCCCGGCGACTCCATGCTGGTCACAGCGGGAATCGTGATGGCATCGCACGCCTCGGGCGAGGCGCACGTCTGGGCGCTCTCCGGCGGGGCCATGCTGGCCGCCATCGCGGGCAACCAGGTCGGGTACGTGATCGGCCGGCGCACCGGGCACCACATGGTGGCGCGGAAGAACGGCCGCTACATCAATGCCAAGAATTTGCAGCGCGTCGGCGACCTGCTCCACAAACACGGCTTCCTCGCGGTGCTCGTCGCCCGCTGGATCCCCTGGGTGCGCACGCTCTGCCCGATGGTGGCGGGCGCGGCCGGGATGGACCACCGCAAGTACACGATCGCCAGCACCATCGGCGCCGTCATCTGGGCGCCGGTGCTGTTGCTGATCGGCTACTACGCGGGCGGGTTCCTGCAGCGGCTGCCCTGGCTCATGCCGGTGGTCATCGTCGGGCTGGTGCTCGCGCTCGTCGTCGGCACGGTCTTCGGGATCAGGCAGTATCGCCAGGAGATGGCGCGCCCGATCGAGGACTACGACCTGGACACCATGCCGATCCAGGTGATCAGGGAGCGCTAG
- a CDS encoding DUF4190 domain-containing protein: MTYPPPGYPQQPYFRPPDHPQATTIVIVGVLGLVLCQFLGPVAFVMGGRALKEIDNSGGAIGGRSTVLAGYICGIIGTVILVLTILVIVVAVIIAIVAGSSTTSTY, translated from the coding sequence ATGACCTACCCCCCGCCCGGGTACCCGCAGCAGCCCTACTTCCGGCCGCCGGACCACCCGCAGGCCACCACCATCGTCATCGTCGGCGTACTCGGCCTCGTGCTCTGCCAGTTCCTCGGCCCGGTGGCCTTCGTCATGGGCGGCAGGGCGCTCAAGGAGATCGACAACTCCGGCGGCGCCATCGGCGGCCGCAGCACCGTCCTGGCCGGCTACATCTGCGGCATCATCGGCACCGTGATCCTGGTCCTCACCATCCTGGTGATCGTCGTCGCCGTCATCATCGCCATCGTCGCGGGAAGCTCGACCACCTCGACGTACTAG